The following are encoded in a window of Cardinium endosymbiont cEper1 of Encarsia pergandiella genomic DNA:
- a CDS encoding IS110 family transposase, producing the protein MKYIGIDIAKSSFVAAFPKGKGYTTATYKNDPNGIAIFLSKLDKCLDHCVLEATGNYGCLLVKMLLEADLSVSVINPKQIKHFTKVVNHITKTDKVDAELISLYGSKMEPKPYKMPLASIQALKQQKTLFAQLKKQLTMCYNLLESFSVLPKPDTVSLTMVKQTISYLEEQIVILEQQMLSITQETYQDLYKRISSIKGIGDRTTMELIVSTGGGNHFESAKQFSKYVGLAPIYEHSGSSVRKKGHINRHGNPQLRSLLYIASWSAIRFNKSCKDFYERLKERGKPGKVALIAVANKLIRQVFAIMRDHTFYVDGHLSKLKANP; encoded by the coding sequence ATGAAATACATAGGCATCGATATAGCAAAAAGTAGTTTTGTAGCTGCTTTCCCTAAAGGTAAAGGCTATACTACGGCTACGTATAAGAACGATCCAAATGGCATTGCAATCTTTTTGTCTAAACTTGATAAATGCTTAGATCACTGTGTTTTAGAGGCGACTGGCAACTATGGTTGTTTATTAGTAAAGATGCTTTTAGAAGCTGACCTATCTGTTTCGGTTATTAACCCTAAGCAGATCAAACACTTTACTAAGGTAGTGAACCATATAACGAAAACTGACAAGGTAGATGCGGAACTTATTTCTCTGTATGGATCAAAGATGGAGCCTAAACCCTACAAAATGCCTTTAGCCAGTATACAAGCCTTAAAGCAACAAAAAACACTTTTTGCTCAGTTGAAGAAACAATTGACAATGTGTTATAACTTGCTAGAGTCTTTTAGTGTGTTGCCTAAACCAGACACTGTATCTTTGACTATGGTCAAACAAACTATATCCTATTTGGAAGAACAAATAGTTATATTAGAGCAACAAATGCTTTCTATTACACAGGAAACTTATCAGGATCTCTATAAACGCATTAGCTCTATTAAAGGGATTGGCGATAGAACCACTATGGAACTTATCGTTTCCACTGGTGGAGGTAATCATTTTGAAAGCGCTAAACAGTTCTCTAAATATGTCGGTTTGGCACCTATTTATGAGCATTCAGGCTCATCGGTAAGAAAAAAAGGTCATATTAATCGTCATGGGAACCCGCAATTGCGTTCTTTGCTCTATATAGCTTCTTGGTCAGCTATACGCTTTAATAAGTCCTGTAAAGACTTTTATGAAAGGTTAAAAGAAAGAGGGAAACCTGGTAAAGTGGCTCTTATTGCTGTAGCTAATAAACTTATTAGACAGGTATTTGCTATTATGAGAGACCATACTTTTTATGTAGATGGACATCTATCTAAACTCAAGGCTAACCCTTAG
- a CDS encoding Rpn family recombination-promoting nuclease/putative transposase, whose translation MVTSKFLSPKNDVAFRKIFGSEKHKDILIHFINDVLNLKASDKVEKVTFLSTIQDPDIAYKKESVVDVLCTDQYGKQIIVEMQVSPQKGFEKIAQYYASKAYSRQLSSGQELGGRYQDLKAVIFIAITDYVIFPDKKDYISNHVILDSKTYERDLKDFSFTFIELPKFNISCIEGLSTIIEKWCYFFKHAPSTSEEDLKKLIGSDLVIQRAYEALNRFNWSEKELFTYEQEIKRIMDNQAVEDYMKQKSREEGREEGREEGREEGIRIGEEKGKREGEKEKALSIAKAMLKDGFQLDKVMLFTGLSKYDIQSII comes from the coding sequence ATGGTAACTTCAAAGTTTTTAAGTCCCAAGAACGACGTAGCCTTTCGTAAGATATTTGGTAGCGAAAAGCATAAAGATATTCTTATCCACTTTATCAATGATGTGCTCAATTTAAAGGCCTCAGATAAGGTTGAAAAAGTTACATTCTTATCCACGATTCAGGATCCAGATATTGCATATAAGAAAGAAAGTGTAGTAGATGTGTTATGCACAGACCAGTATGGGAAGCAAATAATAGTAGAGATGCAGGTTTCCCCTCAAAAGGGTTTTGAAAAAATAGCCCAGTATTATGCCTCTAAGGCCTATTCGAGGCAACTCAGCTCAGGCCAAGAATTAGGAGGTAGATACCAAGATCTTAAAGCAGTGATCTTTATAGCTATTACGGATTATGTTATATTTCCTGATAAAAAAGATTATATATCTAATCATGTTATTCTAGACTCAAAAACGTATGAAAGAGATTTAAAAGACTTTTCATTCACTTTTATAGAGTTACCAAAATTTAATATTAGTTGTATAGAAGGACTTTCTACTATTATAGAAAAGTGGTGTTACTTTTTTAAGCATGCTCCTTCTACCAGCGAAGAAGACCTAAAAAAACTAATAGGCTCTGATTTAGTTATCCAACGCGCCTATGAAGCGTTAAATAGATTCAACTGGTCAGAAAAAGAATTGTTTACCTATGAACAAGAGATCAAGCGCATCATGGATAATCAGGCAGTAGAAGATTACATGAAACAAAAATCTAGAGAAGAGGGTAGAGAAGAGGGTAGAGAAGAGGGTAGAGAAGAAGGTATCCGAATAGGGGAAGAAAAAGGTAAACGAGAGGGAGAAAAAGAGAAAGCTCTTTCTATAGCCAAGGCTATGCTTAAAGATGGCTTCCAGTTAGATAAGGTAATGTTATTTACTGGACTATCTAAGTATGATATTCAGTCTATTATATAA
- a CDS encoding tyrosine-type recombinase/integrase, which yields MVYQYVREPLRSEEADRLCQACETVQEKLIVWTLLDTGLRVSELCGLTPQQILWQQKAIRVSGKGGPYGKKSKKRVVPMSKRVQTLLEHYFAIHNAWPVGIRQVQKIIKQIANTAKITQEVSPHVLRHTFATLALQKGISLASVQKILGHDRLMTTAIYLNFTDAHVMEE from the coding sequence ATGGTGTATCAATATGTAAGAGAACCTTTAAGATCCGAAGAAGCGGATCGGCTCTGTCAAGCTTGTGAAACGGTTCAAGAAAAATTAATCGTCTGGACGTTATTAGATACAGGATTAAGAGTTTCCGAATTATGTGGGCTTACTCCACAACAAATCCTATGGCAACAAAAGGCAATTCGTGTTTCTGGTAAAGGTGGGCCGTATGGGAAAAAATCTAAAAAAAGAGTGGTCCCCATGTCTAAGCGCGTTCAAACATTGCTTGAGCATTATTTCGCAATTCATAATGCCTGGCCTGTTGGAATAAGGCAAGTTCAAAAAATTATTAAACAGATTGCTAACACAGCAAAAATAACACAAGAAGTTAGTCCTCATGTCTTGCGTCATACTTTTGCCACTTTAGCACTCCAAAAAGGAATATCGTTGGCATCCGTACAAAAGATACTTGGACACGATAGACTAATGACCACAGCAATCTATCTCAATTTTACAGATGCACATGTTATGGAGGAATAG
- a CDS encoding Rpn family recombination-promoting nuclease/putative transposase produces MEKITPKVDLAFKKIFGVEENKDLLIELINATVSPADQVVDVTLLNPYNPKNFRSDKLSILDIKALSETGKRFNIEIQITDEADYDKRALYYWAKLYTDQLKVSQGYSKLNKAIGIHILNFISIADNKKYHNVFRITEKESGIPYFHDVELHTIELTKFSKDPDENLTSLLEKIKTSLDIWTAFLTRHDLLNKDNLPGPLAIPSLKKALHVLDTLNFTDEERMAYEDHLKWLLIEANTVEKYRQEGEEKGRQEGREEGRQEGREEGRQEGREEGRKEGRQEGIRIGEEKGEKEKAFSIAKAMLLKGYSMEEITILTRLSKTDIQDIM; encoded by the coding sequence ATGGAAAAAATTACACCGAAAGTAGATTTAGCCTTCAAGAAAATATTTGGCGTAGAAGAAAATAAGGATTTGCTTATTGAGTTGATCAACGCTACGGTCTCTCCAGCAGATCAGGTAGTAGATGTTACGTTATTAAATCCTTATAACCCGAAAAATTTTAGAAGCGACAAACTATCTATTCTAGATATTAAAGCTTTAAGTGAAACTGGTAAAAGGTTTAATATAGAGATCCAAATCACAGATGAAGCAGATTATGATAAACGCGCTTTATATTATTGGGCTAAGTTATATACAGATCAATTAAAGGTATCTCAAGGTTATTCTAAGTTGAATAAAGCAATAGGAATTCATATTCTTAACTTTATTTCTATAGCAGATAATAAAAAGTATCATAACGTCTTTCGTATTACAGAAAAAGAGAGCGGTATACCTTATTTTCATGATGTGGAATTGCATACAATAGAGTTAACCAAGTTCAGTAAAGATCCAGATGAGAATCTGACCAGTTTATTGGAAAAAATCAAAACATCACTAGATATCTGGACGGCTTTTCTTACGCGTCATGATTTACTGAATAAGGATAACTTACCTGGTCCCTTAGCAATCCCGAGCCTTAAAAAGGCCTTACATGTTTTAGATACGTTAAACTTCACGGATGAAGAAAGAATGGCTTATGAGGATCACTTGAAATGGTTACTCATAGAAGCCAACACAGTGGAAAAATATAGACAAGAAGGAGAAGAAAAAGGTAGACAAGAGGGCAGAGAAGAAGGTAGACAAGAGGGTAGAGAAGAAGGTAGACAAGAGGGTAGAGAAGAAGGTAGGAAAGAAGGTAGACAAGAAGGTATCCGAATAGGGGAAGAAAAGGGTGAAAAAGAGAAAGCTTTTTCTATAGCCAAGGCTATGCTTCTCAAGGGTTACTCTATGGAAGAGATTACGATTCTTACCCGACTATCTAAAACTGATATTCAGGATATTATGTAA
- a CDS encoding IS6 family transposase, with amino-acid sequence MFTITHRLLPYFKGFCSSPELILLFVYMKCRFSLSYRDLEEMMHTRGAKIDHSTLQRWVIKFIPLIDQEVRKRKRPVGSSWRMDETYVKLNGKWIYLYRAVDRYGDTVDFFLSERRDKSAALYFFRKAIKDNNTPSKVVVDKSGSNKAALDALNTELDQDHKIQIFQNKYLXNRVEQDHRFIKKRIKPMLGFKSFHSANITXTGIENIRIIQKGQLIGAKKQESTFENFAKLMSE; translated from the coding sequence ATGTTTACTATTACTCATAGATTATTGCCCTATTTTAAAGGATTTTGTTCTTCACCCGAGTTAATCTTGTTATTTGTCTACATGAAATGTCGTTTTTCTTTAAGCTATAGAGATCTAGAAGAAATGATGCATACAAGAGGTGCAAAGATTGATCACTCTACCTTACAAAGGTGGGTCATTAAGTTCATTCCACTCATAGATCAAGAAGTAAGAAAAAGAAAACGCCCAGTTGGTAGTAGCTGGAGAATGGATGAAACTTACGTNAAACTAAATGGTAAGTGGATTTATTTATATAGAGCAGTAGATCGTTATGGAGATACAGTTGATTTTTTTCTAAGTGAACGTAGAGACAAGTCTGCAGCTCTTTATTTTTTTCGTAAGGCTATCAAAGATAATAACACTCCATCCAAAGTGGTAGTTGACAAAAGCGGTAGTAATAAAGCTGCACTTGATGCATTAAATACAGAACTAGATCAAGATCACAAGATTCAAATATTTCAAAATAAATACTTGAANAATAGAGTCGAACAAGATCATAGGTTTATCAAAAAACGGATAAAACCTATGTTGGGATTTAAGAGTTTCCATTCGGCTAACATTACCATNACAGGAATAGAAAACATTAGAATCATTCAAAAAGGACAATTAATAGGAGCTAAAAAACAAGAATCTACTTTTGAGAACTTTGCCAAACTTATGTCCGAATAA
- a CDS encoding ankyrin repeat domain-containing protein, whose product MRKIRSKVFLSIGLLSLSTFSSCTNTRQSMNQSKEEQGLLKKISRGRPTAGNMRRVYNSNPKKMICLAATGVATILGSAGVGAYYFSNMSSEGSNIDGFNNTNFTTISPYHYESSTPGTFNETGWNSNDSTGSQVAYSAHEPSSTTIPNETFLTTTEKIDVKLIDSALENDANVNEKNIDGVAPIHIAAYTNNIEKFKLLLKNPYINVNQDSRLGTPLIIALEIGNEEMIQLLLNHPDINVNEKNSYKEYPFMQQHTIVVHQI is encoded by the coding sequence ATGAGAAAAATAAGGAGTAAAGTATTTCTATCTATTGGTCTATTAAGTTTAAGCACTTTTTCTTCTTGTACCAATACAAGACAATCAATGAACCAAAGTAAAGAAGAGCAAGGACTGCTCAAAAAAATTAGCAGAGGAAGACCGACTGCAGGAAATATGAGAAGAGTCTATAACAGTAACCCGAAAAAAATGATTTGTTTAGCAGCAACAGGAGTAGCTACGATTCTTGGTTCTGCTGGAGTAGGAGCCTATTATTTTTCAAACATGTCATCAGAAGGATCGAATATAGATGGGTTTAATAATACTAATTTTACGACTATATCTCCTTACCACTATGAATCATCAACTCCAGGTACATTCAACGAAACCGGTTGGAATAGTAATGATTCTACAGGTTCACAAGTAGCATACAGCGCACACGAACCATCAAGTACAACGATTCCTAATGAAACTTTTTTAACTACAACTGAAAAAATAGACGTTAAACTTATAGATTCTGCACTAGAAAACGATGCTAATGTTAATGAAAAAAATATTGATGGAGTGGCCCCTATTCACATTGCAGCATATACAAACAATATAGAAAAATTCAAATTGTTGTTGAAAAATCCATATATCAATGTCAATCAAGATAGTCGTCTAGGTACCCCCCTTATAATTGCACTAGAAATAGGTAATGAAGAAATGATTCAATTATTATTGAACCATCCAGATATTAACGTTAACGAGAAAAATAGTTATAAAGAATACCCATTCATGCAGCAGCATACTATTGTCGTCCATCAAATCTAG
- a CDS encoding IS110 family transposase has translation MKYIGIDIAKSSFVAAFPKGKGYTTATYKNDPNGIAIFLSKRDKCLDHCVLEATGNYGCLLVKMLLEADLSVSVINPKQIKHFTKVVNHITKTDKVDAELISLYGSKMEPKPYKMPLASIQALKQQKTLFAQLKKTIDNVL, from the coding sequence ATGAAATACATAGGCATCGATATAGCAAAAAGTAGTTTTGTAGCTGCTTTCCCTAAAGGTAAAGGCTATACTACGGCTACGTATAAGAACGATCCAAATGGCATTGCAATCTTTTTGTCTAAACGTGATAAATGCTTAGATCACTGTGTTTTAGAGGCGACTGGCAACTATGGTTGTTTATTAGTAAAGATGCTTTTAGAAGCTGACCTATCTGTTTCAGTTATTAACCCTAAGCAGATCAAACACTTTACTAAGGTAGTGAACCATATAACGAAAACTGACAAGGTAGATGCGGAACTTATTTCTCTGTATGGATCAAAGATGGAGCCTAAACCCTACAAAATGCCTTTAGCCAGTATACAAGCCTTAAAGCAACAAAAAACACTTTTTGCTCAGTTGAAGAAAACAATTGACAATGTGTTATAA
- a CDS encoding transposase, protein MVKQTISYLEEQIVILEQQMLSITQETYQDLYKRISSIKGIGDRTTMELIVSTGGGNHFESAKQFSKYVGLAPIYEHSGSSVRKKGHINRHGNPQLRSLLYIASWSAIRFNKSCKDFYERLKERGKPGKVALIAVANKLIRQVFAIMRDHTFLCRWTSI, encoded by the coding sequence ATGGTCAAACAAACTATATCCTATTTGGAAGAACAAATAGTTATATTAGAGCAACAAATGCTTTCTATTACACAGGAAACTTATCAGGATCTCTATAAACGCATTAGCTCTATTAAAGGGATTGGCGATAGAACCACTATGGAACTTATCGTTTCCACTGGTGGAGGTAATCATTTTGAAAGCGCTAAACAGTTCTCTAAATATGTCGGTTTGGCACCTATTTATGAGCATTCAGGCTCATCGGTAAGAAAAAAAGGTCATATTAATCGTCATGGGAACCCGCAATTGCGTTCTTTGCTCTATATAGCTTCTTGGTCAGCTATACGCTTTAATAAGTCCTGTAAAGACTTTTATGAAAGGTTAAAAGAAAGAGGGAAACCTGGTAAAGTGGCTCTTATTGCTGTAGCTAATAAACTTATTAGACAGGTATTTGCTATTATGAGAGACCATACTTTTTTATGTAGATGGACATCTATCTAA
- a CDS encoding recombinase family protein — translation MFIRAYLRASTKDQSADRAKDIMDQFVHERGYKIASYYRENISGTKLERPELARLLTDSHPNDILLIEQMDRLTRLTNSDWETLKKKIQQHQLRIVSLDIPTSWQALDKQQPEKNDPVTRAVISSINNMIIDLMATMSYKDWISRLNRQKQGIKKAHEQGKYKGKKADHERHKKVIYYRHVKKLSIQETAYATGYSKAQICRIQRLNILNNLTDEQKNF, via the coding sequence ATGTTCATAAGAGCTTATTTGAGAGCATCAACAAAAGATCAGTCTGCTGATCGAGCAAAAGATATAATGGATCAGTTTGTGCACGAAAGAGGATATAAAATCGCCAGTTACTATCGTGAAAATATTAGTGGAACAAAACTGGAAAGACCAGAATTAGCACGGTTATTAACCGATAGTCATCCAAATGATATCTTACTGATAGAGCAAATGGACCGATTAACCAGGTTAACAAACAGTGACTGGGAAACACTAAAAAAAAAGATTCAACAACATCAACTCAGAATTGTTAGTCTGGATATACCTACCTCTTGGCAAGCGTTAGATAAACAACAACCAGAAAAAAATGATCCAGTAACACGGGCCGTAATTTCCTCTATCAATAATATGATTATTGATCTAATGGCCACAATGTCTTATAAAGATTGGATAAGCCGTCTAAATAGGCAAAAACAAGGAATAAAAAAAGCACATGAACAGGGTAAATATAAAGGAAAGAAGGCTGATCATGAGAGACACAAGAAAGTTATATACTATAGACATGTCAAAAAACTAAGTATACAGGAAACTGCATATGCTACCGGGTACAGCAAGGCACAGATATGTCGTATTCAACGGTTGAATATACTAAATAATTTAACAGATGAGCAAAAAAACTTTTAA
- a CDS encoding Rpn family recombination-promoting nuclease/putative transposase, whose amino-acid sequence MRKEDNKTKDKENILDKPHDQVFKNTFCNKEAMLDFLSANLPSDLLSRIDKESLELTNKSFVDPVGRXGESDLVFKTNINGNPGYLYILAEHQSSEDLYMGLRFMEYNVQLLRQHLKEHGNVPLPVILNICVYSGNKPYKGSNRLFDLFSDPELSKTCMFDSFHLVDLYSTSEDELISYKRGAFAAMVLKQGIYRDFTQWFSDRIGLIVEFLEKDYISYADAVFLYMLKVDDNPNLLETIKNANPKLKNIAMSVAERLIQQGEQKGRQEGRQEGRQEGRQEGRQEGRQEGIRIGEEKSKLEIAKTMLSKGYSIEDIMLITGLHYSDIQSII is encoded by the coding sequence ATGCGTAAGGAAGATAACAAAACCAAGGATAAAGAAAATATATTAGATAAGCCTCATGATCAGGTATTTAAGAATACTTTTTGTAATAAAGAGGCAATGCTAGATTTTTTATCAGCNAACCTTCCTTCTGATCTACTTTCTAGAATAGATAAAGAATCATTAGAGTTAACNAATAAGAGTTTCGTAGATCCAGTTGGNAGANGAGGAGAATCTGATTTAGTCTTCAAAACCAATATAAATGGTAATCCTGGTTACCTGTACATTTTAGCAGAACATCAATCTAGTGAAGATCTTTATATGGGTCTTCGCTTTATGGAGTACAACGTTCAATTGTTGAGACAACATCTAAAAGAGCATGGAAATGTACCCCTTCCAGTTATACTAAACATCTGTGTTTATAGCGGAAACAAGCCCTATAAAGGTTCAAACAGATTATTTGATCTTTTTTCGGATCCTGAGTTATCTAAAACTTGTATGTTTGATAGCTTTCATTTAGTTGACTTATATAGTACCTCAGAAGATGAACTGATTAGTTATAAAAGAGGTGCTTTTGCAGCTATGGTTCTAAAGCAAGGTATCTATAGAGATTTTACGCAATGGTTTTCTGATCGTATCGGTTTAATTGTAGAATTTCTAGAAAAAGATTACATTAGTTACGCGGATGCAGTATTTTTATATATGTTGAAAGTAGATGATAACCCAAATTTACTGGAAACAATAAAAAACGCTAACCCAAAATTAAAGAATATAGCCATGTCTGTAGCTGAAAGATTAATACAACAAGGAGAACAAAAAGGTAGACAAGAAGGTAGACAAGAAGGTAGACAAGAAGGTAGACAAGAAGGTAGACAAGAAGGTAGACAAGAAGGAATCCGAATAGGGGAAGAAAAGAGTAAGTTAGAAATAGCTAAAACAATGCTTTCCAAAGGCTACTCTATAGAAGATATAATGCTTATTACCGGACTACATTATTCTGATATTCAGTCTATTATATAG
- a CDS encoding ankyrin repeat domain-containing protein, which translates to MRKIRSKVFLSIGLLSLSTFSSCTNTRQSMNQSKEEQGLLKKISRGRPTAGNMRRVYNSNPKKMICLAATGVATILGVSGLAVCAYSNISSEVSNIAGFDNTNFRNISPYHYESSTPGTFNETGWNSNDSTGSQVAYSAHEPSSTTIPNETFLTTTEKIDVKLIDSALENDANVNEKNIDGVAPIHIAAYTNNIEKFKLLLKNPYINVNQDSRLGTPLIIALEIGNEEMIQLLLNHPDINVNEKNSYKEYPIHAAAYYCRPSNLELLLKDKRVMLNVTDSSNKKALDIAEKRCNPLCVNLLKEAEKNRSTILGGSVQYTVLST; encoded by the coding sequence ATGAGAAAAATAAGGAGTAAAGTATTTCTATCTATTGGTCTATTAAGTTTAAGCACTTTTTCTTCTTGTACCAATACAAGACAATCAATGAACCAAAGTAAAGAAGAGCAAGGACTGCTCAAAAAAATTAGCAGAGGAAGACCGACTGCAGGAAATATGAGAAGAGTCTATAACAGTAACCCGAAAAAAATGATTTGTTTAGCAGCAACAGGAGTAGCTACGATTCTTGGTGTTTCTGGATTAGCAGTCTGTGCTTATTCAAACATTTCATCAGAAGTATCGAATATAGCTGGGTTTGATAATACTAATTTTAGGAATATATCTCCTTACCACTATGAATCATCAACTCCAGGTACATTCAACGAAACCGGTTGGAATAGTAATGATTCTACAGGTTCACAAGTAGCATACAGCGCACACGAACCATCAAGTACAACGATTCCTAATGAAACTTTTTTAACTACAACTGAAAAAATAGACGTTAAACTTATAGATTCTGCACTAGAAAACGATGCTAATGTTAATGAAAAAAATATTGATGGAGTGGCCCCTATTCACATTGCAGCATATACAAACAATATAGAAAAATTCAAATTGTTGTTGAAAAATCCATATATCAATGTCAATCAAGATAGTCGTCTAGGTACCCCCCTTATAATTGCACTAGAAATAGGTAATGAAGAAATGATTCAATTATTATTGAACCATCCAGATATTAACGTTAACGAGAAAAATAGTTATAAAGAATACCCTATTCATGCAGCAGCATACTATTGTCGTCCATCAAATCTAGAATTGCTACTAAAAGACAAAAGAGTTATGCTTAATGTAACGGATAGTTCTAACAAAAAAGCTCTTGATATCGCCGAAAAAAGGTGTAATCCATTATGTGTTAATCTATTAAAAGAAGCAGAAAAAAACAGATCTACTATTTTAGGAGGAAGTGTTCAATACACTGTGTTAAGTACTTAA
- the traM gene encoding conjugative transposon protein TraM — protein sequence MKINKIFYGVVGLFGLVVVVLKDIKKEKSWNDFFVAPPPKESKLLKPSGPLSITEETNERIKNIGKSKSNQKSCTLFQNMLQTVQKKEEVAKVDPVVVQPEPVKEAKKVKVTPKKVVKKTKIVEKQIVSPLEPNYFPGYVEIKGSKKSKDCVSTSFISGCLYGTQNLKHGRSIIILVKEAFTYQGKKIPKGALLYGVVAFGKERVLSKLETAVFGKTTLEVSIALYDTDYTLGLLVENLYPFIDSAQDKLLSKAASSSSNSWIQEISSSAIDALKAMKKEPKVTLENRRKVLLKPIKK from the coding sequence ATGAAAATAAACAAAATATTTTATGGAGTAGTTGGTCTTTTCGGATTAGTTGTTGTGGTGTTAAAAGATATAAAAAAAGAAAAGAGCTGGAATGACTTTTTTGTAGCCCCTCCTCCTAAAGAAAGTAAGCTACTCAAGCCATCAGGTCCTTTATCGATCACTGAAGAAACCAATGAGCGGATAAAGAATATAGGTAAATCTAAATCAAATCAAAAAAGTTGTACCTTATTTCAAAACATGCTTCAAACGGTTCAAAAAAAAGAGGAAGTAGCTAAAGTTGACCCAGTAGTCGTTCAACCAGAACCTGTTAAAGAAGCTAAAAAAGTTAAGGTTACGCCTAAAAAAGTAGTTAAAAAAACAAAAATAGTTGAAAAACAGATTGTTTCTCCTTTAGAACCAAACTATTTCCCTGGATACGTTGAAATAAAAGGGAGTAAAAAATCTAAGGATTGTGTATCAACTAGTTTTATATCAGGTTGTTTGTATGGTACCCAAAATCTCAAACATGGCAGAAGTATTATCATACTGGTAAAAGAGGCTTTTACTTACCAAGGCAAAAAGATACCGAAAGGGGCTTTATTATATGGAGTAGTGGCCTTTGGTAAAGAGCGCGTATTGTCTAAATTAGAGACAGCTGTATTTGGTAAGACCACGCTTGAGGTTTCTATAGCTTTATATGACACAGACTATACCTTAGGCTTACTGGTAGAAAACTTATATCCATTTATAGATAGTGCCCAAGATAAGTTACTGAGCAAAGCAGCTAGTAGTAGCAGTAATTCCTGGATACAGGAGATCAGCTCTAGTGCAATAGATGCCTTGAAGGCTATGAAAAAGGAACCTAAAGTAACCTTAGAAAACAGAAGAAAAGTACTCCTTAAACCCATAAAAAAATGA
- a CDS encoding ankyrin repeat domain-containing protein: MRKKYTSYFKSSIVISGIFTCLLFISSCGKLARYEMNSNKIGLDSFKNQIKTGYIPIKNLGSGTFLHFAALSGNIEEVKSLLKNGDIDVDVQNIYESSPLHYASENGHVKVVKELLNNGANVNAKNIARWTPLHYASKNGHLEVVKELLNNGANINEKNKYESTPLHLASASNRVKVVKALVNDSSIQVNEKDKYGCIPFYIAVEKGYTKIVKELLKNQDIQGDEKYFDRTMLHFAVQNSHLQIVEILVNDSRFKSNINELTSLFETPLDLAFVKDDKNMMKLLKKHGAFRVCSINKY; encoded by the coding sequence ATGCGTAAAAAATATACATCATATTTTAAATCTTCTATTGTAATATCAGGAATATTTACCTGTCTTTTGTTTATTTCTTCTTGTGGTAAGTTAGCTAGATATGAAATGAATAGTAATAAAATCGGATTAGATTCATTTAAAAATCAAATAAAAACTGGTTATATACCTATTAAAAATTTAGGTTCTGGAACCTTTCTGCATTTTGCAGCGTTGTCCGGTAATATTGAAGAAGTTAAATCATTACTAAAAAATGGAGATATTGACGTAGATGTACAAAATATATATGAATCATCTCCACTTCATTATGCATCAGAAAACGGTCATGTAAAAGTGGTAAAAGAATTACTCAATAACGGAGCTAATGTCAATGCAAAAAATATAGCGAGGTGGACTCCACTTCATTATGCATCAAAAAATGGTCATCTAGAAGTGGTAAAAGAATTACTCAATAATGGAGCTAATATTAATGAAAAAAATAAATATGAAAGTACTCCACTTCATTTAGCGTCAGCATCAAATCGTGTAAAAGTAGTGAAAGCGTTAGTGAATGATTCAAGCATTCAAGTCAATGAAAAAGATAAATATGGCTGTATTCCATTTTATATTGCAGTAGAAAAAGGTTATACAAAAATAGTAAAAGAGTTACTGAAAAATCAAGACATTCAGGGAGATGAAAAATATTTTGACCGTACTATGCTTCATTTTGCAGTACAAAACAGTCATTTACAAATAGTGGAAATTTTAGTGAATGATTCAAGATTTAAATCTAATATTAATGAACTAACTAGTTTATTCGAAACCCCTCTTGATTTAGCATTCGTAAAAGATGATAAAAATATGATGAAGTTATTAAAAAAACATGGTGCTTTTAGGGTATGTAGTATCAATAAATACTAA